Genomic segment of Drosophila biarmipes strain raj3 chromosome 2L, RU_DBia_V1.1, whole genome shotgun sequence:
TTAgctgaaaatgctaatttATGTTGGCGAAGCATGCCCAGGTTATGTTACCTAAGGAAATGGATTGAAATAGATTTTATACTCATTGAGTTTTGTGATCCACAGACTGCATGGTTTTCTGATCTTGTTAGCAAGTTTTTGTTCAGTAGCCTTTTAATTAAGCTTTGCAGAAAGCGAAATGATAGAGACCCGAATATATATTTAGCTAAATCTTTCTGTTTTAGGATTTCTTGGTTATAACAGTTGAAATGCCGCAAAATATCAAAttacttttgtattttttgttttatatatataacatttcTGGTCATTTAGATGTTTGATAAAATGATTTCAGCAGATTATTGTGTatctgtaaaatatttatagcttGTTGGATGCTCTACTTAACTTTCAAAAAAACTTAACACAAAAAGGTTGTACAGTTCTTTTCCAGAATAACTTTTTGCAGAAAATTTCAGTCATTTGAGTCTGCGGAAGCATTTGGCTTAGCCGTCTATATCTTTAAGCGATTCCGCGAAAACCTTCACCCAACACTCTCTAAGTTATCTAATCTCTTTCAAATGAAATAAGACTCTTTTGGGGTGGTGAGGTTGATCTGCCAGAGCGACCCATAACTAATTGCCTCTTTTGCACTTTACTTTTCTATGCCTTTTATTTTAGTCTCATTTTCTTGGCTAAGCTTTCTGGGCCCGTTACCATGGCCTGAATTGGCTTGGCTTAGCCCCTAgctttaattatattataattttaagctATCATTTATGTGCTGTTAATTTAGCTATGCTCACTTTGCGTTTTTTTGCgcatgtttctttttttgtttttaattttatttttagacacCGCCAGCATGAGTCGTGAAAGCGATGACAATTTAAGCTCGATCAATTCGGCTTATACAGGTAAATACACTCTTATTTTACacttgtttttaattgtttgcatttatttatattttaattggcTTCTGCgtttcatttaatattttcccacgacattattaatttataattaatgttCAATTAATTGCTTGTTGATGTGGGTGAAATTAACACATCAGTGTTAACATCATTTTGGGCATAACATTAACCAATTTGGACTCGATgggatttttttgcaaggtcTTTTTACGTAAAAAGGGGGAAAGTGAATTAAATTCAGTAACAACACATGCAATTCATTTTAAGATATTACTGAGAAATCAGAACACAAGTTCTGTATAAATAAATCTGAGAAAAAACAACGgttataaataatcaaatgGGGAATACATTATGTGAAATGTTGGCCAACTTTCAACCTAGTAACCTAGAATGTGGAAAGGAACATTAAATACTTCTGTATCTTATCAGGGTTGTTTACGTCAATCGACCTAGTaatcatttccatttcattaACAACTTGTGTACCTCAATGCAATTTGTATTAACCCTGAAACTAGACACTGTTCCTTCCTCCCTCGACTTTTGGTTCAGTGATCTGCGAACACAAAACAGACTTCTCATTGCCTTATCTACTTGTGTATGCAACGTCTTCCCTCAGATAGGCAAAATGTCAAAGCAATCTCACGATCTACGACAGCGTATAGATTGTATCTATATCCCATTCATATACCCCAATCAAAGGCCCATCAAAATCAGCCGTAATCAGTCATCAATTTAATCGCTTCTTACCTTAGCCGTAGGGCAACTTCATTAGGCTAAAGTCGTCTTTATAGACGCTGTTTTCATTGGAATGTTCATTCAACTGTTTGCCCTTCTGCCACATGTATctttttattgtaatttttatttcgcatTCGGAACACGTTCtaaacttaaacaaattttaattgtaatgCGAAATACGCGACTGGAACGGAGGCCCAACCGGAATTTTTGGGTATTTTCTATATAATATACAtctataattaataatatatgggACACGCCTTTAAGCGACCGGCGCGAGTCACGTAAGCATCTTCATCTGGAAAACCAGTTTTCCATTTGGCGAAGTTCTAGTTTGTCGCACAAAGAttactgttgagaacatttaGCATTTCAAATaatggcaaataaatattcatataaatcCCTTGGCGATGCAATTATTGTGTGCCCAGAGCAGAAATTAAATCAATTGAGATAAAAATTGGCATGCTACAACAGGTACAGTAGGGAATGTTTTAAGCGGAATATTCAAGAGTTGGGAAACTCTCAGTCAGGAGTCTGAGAAAATACAAAGATTAAATCGGGGCTTTGTAACTAAATCGCTTTCAGCCACACCCCCAAAAGTGTGTATTTATAACAGTGCTATATTTATCCAGACTGCTCTCTCATTAAAAGCTTCACTGTATCCACTCGTGCACTTCAGTGGAAATGCTGGCGCAACCCACAGTGATCAGGAATTAGAGATCGGCAATCAGCAGCTAATAATCAGTTTTTGTCGGCATTTGCCAGAGAGACTCGCAGATGGATTTGCATTTAACATGCCGAAAAGTCATGTAAGTCAGGCACAGTCCGAGCCTGGGGTTGTGAAAAACTACTTCGTATGTGGGTAGCTGGAGTAAAAACTGGACAGATATTGGTTTGTAAGGCAGGAAAATACACAAcaaaatttattacaaaacGTTAGGGTAAAGGAATAAATAGATAGTTTATAGTAGGTACAGATAGTATCTTGTACTATAGGTCCTGTAGCCACATTTAAAACATTGTTTAGATTTCAAAggttttttaaggtttttgaaaataaagtaagtttttagttttgtacagtttttcaattcaattctttacaacataaattaattgatttatttagtTACCATAGAAAACCCTTTCCCATTACTAGTCATGTAAATTAAACCATTAGTTTTGAATCCCAATAAGATATTATGGACTCCTGATCCTCTCGCAATGTTAATTCTTCCTtcttttatttcaatattttttattttgttttcatgAGGAAAATGTATAAGCTTTTGTTCAGTGTAAGAACCCACATTAAATCGAGATTCAAATCGCTCAGAACTGCAATTGCAACCTACACAGGGATGTAGTAACGATCCCCGGGAGGGCGGTTGGTTAAGCGACCTGCGCACAGtttagtttaattaaatgttgttTAATCAGCTCAACAGATAATGTGCTATTGACATGGCCAGCACTGTTGGCTGATTTATCGCCGGGCAGCGCGCGATCTATCCGCCATAAATGGCTGGcgaaatatttgttttcaatttcgaCTTGTGTATCTCTGGGCAGCCGCTTCGATTTGGCCAGAATCGTGAGCAAAGTGGGTCGCAGCCGGGCCGGGTTGCCTTTTGGCCAAGTCGAGTCTACTATTGGCGGCGCCACACTCCACTTGGCTCTGGCCGGGTGAGCGGTGCGCTTTGATGATTCATCTGTATCTGTCAGATACATGAGTTCATTAGCAGCACTGACACTGAATGTCAACTGCAAGGAAATTGTTTGTCATCTAGAACGACGACGTTTCACAGTTAAATGTTGCAATTTGCCAGCGGCGAGGGGAAAGGTGCTTAAATTAGCGAAGGTAAAGTCCAGTCTGATTTATGGCCCGACATTGGCTGCTGTTCAGCCGCCATTACAGAAAAACCGATACGAACACAGAACGTCAAAGACGGAGAAAATGTTTCTCCTTTTTACAATTAGTGAAAGTTtgcaaaataacaaaacaaaaagggaaCCACTCACCacgagatacagatacaaacaGTTACAACGCCCAATtgtgataattaaaaaaaatggttacgAACATGTGggatatagaaaataaattgctACCGTCATGATGTATAATGGCAAGTAATAACAAATTGTCTTGCACGATCGGCGAACGGTAGCGAATGCCAGAGTACGCCACTTTATCTGCCAGATACAATACACAATTGAACCTTGAAGTCGGCTGGTCTGGCCAACTCATGTCATGTCATGGCTGGGCCAACGCAATCGGTTGATTAGCCCAAAGCAGTAGCCCACCAGGCACAAGAGCCGGTCGAAAGCATCTTCAACACACTCGTACGCGAACTCGCACTCTAGCAGAGCATGTCTGGCGTAAATTACAAgagaagaaaaattattttaaaaacggGGAAAATAAAAGCAGTTTCAACTGACAAAAACACAATTAACTACATGACGTATACAAGCTAAGGTTTTCACAGCGCGCAGCTGAAGATGAACGGGTACACGgtgaaaaatatatgtattgattaaaaattttaaatttaataattttttaactttgtaTGGTTTTTAGAGTAATTTTAGGCAGGCATAAAGGATTTTTAAAACGAAGAGGCTTcttaatttatgaattttactttaaattatgaATGATTGTTAGTGAGCTTATTTTCTGTGTGTAATGAAAAGTTGGCGGAAACAGAAATCGTGCAATTGAAAAATTGAAATCTTTTCTCAATCTCCTTCCTTCTCGGCAGCATCTCTTTTGTCCGCTGCAATTGTGTTTTTAATCTCCTGCTGCCATTCAATGTGGCTTTGAAAACGTTACCAAACTGTCgacaatttaattgttttatgcTTTTATTGCTCTTTCTCGTGGAGTTTTAGCAAAAgtgtaaattgattttgaaagtTGCAAGGAAAAAGAAAGAATGACTTACCCATCAATATCAATAAACAATTTGACACACATAATTTAGTGAAAGATGGAAAAAAATGCTGTTATCTGCTTTGGTGTTTCAGAAGATACAATGGTTTTTATTAGTTAAATTCAATTGGTAAAGTTTCAttgtaagttttttttttacttagcTTGTTAcgaacaaataaatgaaaggAAGATTTAAAGTTACTAAATGCTCAGgagttattaatatttttcaattttattttattaattacacAAATCAGATAAATCAGGAGAAAATTTATTAAGAGTTTCATTAATTACTAGCACACGCCAATGTTTTCTCTCTCTTTTTAAGCCATACCTATATTTTCGAGCTTAATAACATCTCAGATTACCGTTCCCTGTTTTTTGTGCCATCTAACCTTTTCCACAACTGCTTGCGGCCAAGATCTTATTAAAGACATGAAACCCTAGCACACAGGCTGCCAAAAAACTTTCACAACCCAAAAGAGCAAATTGGGCTTAACACAAATGCGCTAATTTCTAACCAATACAATAATGTGTATAGGCATATACCTATCTATATAACAAAAAGGGGAAATGTCAGGAAAACTTGCTTGCTCAGTTAACACCCACGAAACACCGCAACACGTTAAACAAttgcaaatgcattttatggAAAATCCGCTTGAGTTCAtctatgtatatgtaaaaactcgTCTATAGATCTCTATCAAGAGACTGTCAGGCGCTTTACGCGATCTTCGCTCTCACCCACATCCGACTGGGACCGCTTTTCCCCCGCCCGACGCTCGCTAAAATCGGAGGCTGGAAGTCGCACATCTTGTAAGTTCTTTGCCCGCCATCGCCATTTTGCCAGCCGCATGTTTGTTTTGCTGGTAACTcttttgtatctgtatcttttctgtttgtttgttttcgtttctgtttttgtttaccAACGCCAAAGATGATTATTATCTAGAGGCCACTGGGCGACGTCGCAGCTCAGGTAAGCATTCGCTACGATTGTGGGAGGCTTCTACACGGAGATGAAAAGCGATCTCAAAAAATGATCTATGGGGTCTTAATTGGCTGACAACACAGTAGGATCTTTGGTTGCTATGGgggatattataaaaatattgaaccCCTTTTGTTGCTATATTTTACTAgagttaattatttatattttttaaggtgtATTAGAAAAATGTCTTGTATCTGCAGAGCGTATCTGGTTCTAGCCGTTTGCGCAGGTGGCTGGCGTTTATGTATCTATGCATCTAGGCCAGTTGCTCGCTCCTTAAACGGCCATTCGGCAGAAACGCAAAGAGCgcaaatttatggccaaaatgTCAAACAATTTTCCACGCAGAAGGCATATGGGTATATCTCAGCATCTTCGGTAGCCCCAAGCATTGTCAAATTAACAAAGCCTAATGAGCCACTGAAAACGTGTTCAATCTACCTCTCACTGTGGGTGTAATTGCGTCGCTAATGAGCCATTGCTGTGACAATATTTACACTGACTTAATGTAGCAGCAAGTCAAGGTCTTTCTGGGGTTAACTATGCACATTTTATGCTTAATTTTTACCAAATTAAAGTGGCCCAATCCGTGGATTAATGAATTGGGGGCAAAATCGTTACGGTTttaatggcaaataaattgaTGGGGAAACTTAACCCGTTAAAAATccatgaaaaatattaaaataaattaagtaatACATGAACAAGGTTGGGGATTGATGGAGTGGCTTCCACTTTCTTGGTTTATGTTAATTTTAGTGAAGGGCTTGAGGATTTTGTATGGTTAAGTGTTTGTTGTTTAAAACAATGGGtgagaaatatatattataaaatatatattttttttaaaaaaaaagtattaaatcAAACTTGTTTTGTCataatcaaattaatttggatttcaagttggaaatgaaaatggataTCAACTTGacataatttaaaacattaatggaCTAAGTAGGTTTATTTGAATGCTGGTAATAAAACACCATTCAAACAGAAAATCTACATGTGTGTAGTATATAATGTAACTCATATTGCAATTTTAAATGCAGTTCACATTCAGCAACGGCAATGTGGAAATTATGAACAAGTTGCCATGTCTAAGGGTGGCTGCAGTCAACaacgaaattaaattaactgGCACGACAGCCAAACTTGGCAAAATGTTGTTATGACTTCATTGAGCTgcatgcaatttttattttgcttttttaatCCGCTTGTTTCCTGTAATTTTCCACTCAATGGTTTTTCCCCCGGACAAATAGAAATTAAATGGGTATTTAAAAGTGAAATCTCGGAGAGTATTCGTAGCCACTTTTAACTTAGAAGTGGACTATTGAACAGCTTGCAAATGTCAAGTTTACAACGCTTAAATCCGTTTATAGAATAGATATTCATTATGCGGGGGATCGCTCTCAATGGTTTTCCATTGAGCAGGGGCATATGCAAATGTGCCAAATGACATCATACGCAAGTggaacacaaatgaaaaatgaactGTATTGGGGGAGATAAATGAAAACGCAGTCTAGCCAATTCCAGCATTGTGTGTATATAGTACTATGATTGATGACCTAACGGCTGATACTAATGGGACCCCCCAACTTGCTATTGATTACCCTCGAACAGATCACAACAGCGCAGTGCTGACAGCAAACACAGAGCAGTTCATCATTGGCCAGCGGGTTTGGCTTGGTGGCCTTCGTCCCGGACAGATTGCCTACATTGGCGAGACACACTTTGCACCCGGCGAATGGGCGGGCGTGGTCCTGGATGAACCAAATGGTGAGCAAGGACTTGAGACACGCTCTCTCATAAACTGTGGCCTAAAAGTTAATTTTACTTAGGTAAAAACGATGGCTGTGTGTCGGGCAAAAGATACTTCCAGTGCGAGCCGAAACGCGGCATTTTCTCACGCCTCACGCGTCTTACCACATATCCAATGTCCGGAGCCCAGACACCGACTTCTCCCTTGGCCAAAAACTCGCCGGACAGATCGCGCACAGTCTCGCCAACTGCGAGTATTCGCAGCTCCATGCTGCGAAGCCCCGGCATAGGAGGCAGTAAGTTTTCTCATGGTAAATGAGTAAAATCTTGAAAATCACtctaaatatttgaaaatacttATCCAGAAAACGGCATGGCTGTGGGCGATCGTGTGATTGTCTCCTCTGGATTCGGCAGTCGTCCTGGAATCTTACGCTATTTGGGGGAGACACAGTTTGCTCCTGGCAACTGGTGCGGCGTGGAGTTGGATGAGCCCAGCGGCAAGAACGACGGAGCTGTGGATGATATAAGGTAAGCCATGGAAAAAGATGTTTATATAGGAATGATTAGACTCATGCACTCACCAACTTCCAATGCAGATACTTCGAGTGCAAGCCCAAGTACGGGGTGTTTGTACCCATAGCGAAGGTGTCGCTGTCGCCGTCGTCGAAGAAAACGCGTCTCTCGAGGACCGGATCCCGGGAGTCCCTTACCTCGATCGGCACCATGAACAGCATCGCCACCACGGCCACGTCGCGCATGCGCATGAATGCTCAGGTATAAGCGGTGACCTCGCGATGAGCACCCCTCACCATCCAGTTCTCCCACAGAAAGAACACTCTAAAAGTCCCCAAAACAAAACGCAAACACCGTTTAAAGTTCTGGTTCTGTTCTTtgttactttaatttttaccCATTAACCTATTTGATAATTTATTTCGAGCCCTGGTACTAACGCGTTCCAATTCTAATCGCAAAATCCCCTTCCGTTCCTAGCAGCGCAAGTCAATCACGCCCGTTAAGCCAGTTTTAGCGACGCCGAAAAGCCAATTTTCCATGCAGGTATGCTAACATCCACAAATAAATTGTATGGTATTCGCTGTTGGTTTTTCCCTTTCGGTCTTGAAAGCTCTTTTAGTTTGCAGAGCTGTATGCGTTTAAGCTGTACTCGCTGTTGGTACACCCAATCCATTAACGTGCAAATGGTGTTCGTCTTATAAAGAATATACATctaatttttgctttttctgaaaatgttatatttttttattctgaaaatgttatattatatataattagtGATTGTCACGTCAATGGATTGGGGAATTTTAACTGTATTACTGTGGTTTAACCCTTAGATCGTAAGCGTACCACTAACATAAGACACTAATCCACACAACACACCACACAACAAACCCACGCCTCAAACAACAAAACCCCACCAAAACAAACTatgtaaattaataataaatgtatgcCTCGAAGTCTTAATGCATTTTATGCCGTGTGTTTGAGTTGGTTTTTATTTCACAatgtattaaacaaaaatatttttatatttcccgCACGCTTTTGCTGTTTACGTGTTGATTGTTCGatgttttgttaaatttgcTACTTTTATTTGCATGTACATAAGTGTTTGCTGTCGCCGGTAAGAGGTAATGGAAGCTCCTTGCCACCGCTGCACCCTATATACTCCTGTACATACACCCACACTATCGATATCTGTATCTCTATATCCTCTTGTATCTTGTATATTGTATCTTGTATTGTAACTGTGTGTTCCGGCATTTCATCAAAGCTTGCTTTGTGCTCTCTGTGCTCTGTTTACTTTTTGGTCGATCGATCGCCATTGTAGGATCTGCTGCGCGAGAAGCAACAGCATGTGGAGCAGCTGATGGTGGAGCGCGACCTGGACCGCGAGGATGCCCAGAACCAGGCGCTGCAGCTGCAGAAGAACATCAACGAGGTAATTATCTTCACCGATACCATGTACGCACCGCTGCCCTATGCGGACAGGTCGCGACCCTATCGACCCGCCGGCAAGAAGTCAAAGGTTAAGAGCCCGCAGCCACAGCATGTCTGGGTGCCCACCACCCTGAGCAGCTGCATCACAACGAGCACAAGACCAGCCGTAACAGCGGCAACATGCAACAGACAGCccttgcagcagcagcaacagcagcagcaaaagatATTGcaggcacagcagcaacaccagcggCAGGCCAAGACGAAGAAAGTTTGGTTTTGCGATAAAAAGAAACTCTTTCCAGTTGGCTGAGGACAACACACTGCCCACGGTGCCCAGTCAATGTTTGCTCAGTCATTTGTGCAGTTTCGGTTTCGATTAATTGcgttatgtttttgttttggttcaattttatttttgcattgcACCCCCGCCGGCTGCTtgcaaaacacacacactcattttcctttttcgttTGGTTAATTTTTCATCTATTATTCACTGTTAtgtctttattattttcctcATCGTCTTGTGTTTATTTGTTGTTGGTTTAACTCAAACTCACTTAATGTTCGGCACGTTCTTTAACCACAGCTTGGCCACCAGTCATCTTCAAATTGTCAGTCATTTTTCCGAATGATTCATCTAATTAACCTGGAACGCTGAGGAGAGTACAAATGTCATAAGTTTAACTAGGCATGAAAGGTTTTGGGGGTTCAACAGCATTTAACTCGGTCAAAATTCCTCTAACAATGGGTTAAGGCTCTTCTCGAAATGTATGCAaagcaaattgatttaaaatcaACCTGCATACACTTAGCATACGTTTTGTGCTggcacaaaatatttatttacctcTAAAATTGCATCTGATAGGATTGAATGGTTTAAAttaacatttcatttttgtttgcacTGAAAAGATTTTTACTCGAGTTCATCTCAGTTCAGACACACAATTATCATATACACTACCCAAAAATTAAAGCAAGAAAAACGCAAAACCgctattataaataaacaaaattatttgcatTAGTTTTAGCACTTTTGCACTGTTGCTTACTGGTACAGTGATTTTTAAAGATCTGAGCCTATACTTTTAAAACGCACTGTAcacttttatttgcttatttcGCAACTGCTTTTGGGGGCTTTTCTCGAAGATGACTGTCTGGGATGATTGAGTTTTGTGCTTTCTGTTTGGTTTCGTTTCAATAAATTGTTTGTGCTTACAATTATATGCGTGTACGTGTTAGACTTTTCTATTTGTCGAGCGCACTTTGAGTTTGAGTGTTAAATTAGCAACAAAATTATCACCATAGCCCCGATCCAATCCGAACCACACCAACTCCATTTTTCCTAGCCCTCGCACCCACTGAACCATCCATCCTTTTTACCGCAAAACCAAAGAacaatttgaaatcaaaattaaGCTGGCCCTAGAAAAGATATTCTGTTTGCACAAAACTATTCTTGTATGATTCTTATAGCAAATACTGATCGAAGCGGATCGCTGGAGACGCCTGATAGCGAGACACAGCATTAAGGTATCCGACCTGCGACGCGAGTTCCGCGGCTGGTCGGGGAAGCACGAGAGGCACTGCATCCTGCACAGTGTCCTCACACCGCTGCGCATCAAGTAGAGATCTGGGACAGATGGATGGGCGACCACAGTGCTCAAAACTATTCGATTCGATGATTCATAAACTAACTTTCTTCGCACCGAGAAAGGATCCACTGAAGACAATGTTGAAGTCTGCACAGCGTTTTAAGCTGATACAACCaaataaagaataaagatctttaaaataatgaaatgaaACACTCTGAAAAGAATAACGAAAGCCAACCCAAATTACCAAAAAGAATAAAGTTGATTTGAAGGTTCAGGctcataaaatgtaaaaacgaaatttggaaaaaaaatggaaaatggaaaagttgTCCAacaatttttgattattttgtaCGAAAGCGAATTTTTCTTGCGTTGGTTTAGTTGATACGATATATACGAAATACATAAACTACTCTATACGAAGTAAAATACATTAACAATATGCAAAACATGTTTTATATCtccaaatgttgttttatttttggttatgACTACTTTGCTAATCCCGTTTTCGAATTTTCCTGATCCTTCGATCCTTAGCTGAAGGCAAGAATTGTTGAATTGGAGACAGCATTGGGAGATGAACGAAAGAAATCGGAAGAGCTGCAGTTCTCTGTAGACGAGGCACAGTTTTGTGGCGATGAAATGAATGTAAGAGCGAGTAGAAATGTTGTTTTGAAAAGTACATTGACTTGTCTTATCCTGAATTTAAACTAGtaagatttttataaaatatttttagatcaTGTAGCTAgcgttcttgttttttataatgcTTTATATTCCAGTTAActctgtttttttatatttatgaagTAGAAGTAGTTTGTCACCAGAGTATTTTATGTAGTCAGAAAATTTTGCCATAGTCATAATATGATTGCGATATTTAAAGTACATTATTTTGCTGACGAATGTAGGTATTAGATCTGAAAGTATGCTATATAAATCTGTACAGTTCTAAGCAGTTGTATTGTAATCGAacggttctagcttttataatGACTGTAGGTTcagctttttgatttttatttattgaatgcGGTTAGAAACACACTACAATAGCAGTTTGTTTCGTTATGTAATATTCACGGGCCAGCAAACCGCTGATGTACACTGCTTGTGTGGCGGCAAAGAACGAGCAGAGCTTAATCCTATGCCCGCTGAATGGTAAATTGCCGACCGTTGCTAATGAGAGAGCTTATAGGCATAACAAGTAAAGGCAAGTTCAAGTAAAATGCCATAGATTATTTACtgtttgatttttaatgttattcgtttttttttgtatttatgttttaatatttcagtAGAAAATACTGAGTAAAAAAAGTAGATTTCGGATATTTAGTTTGGCGTATGGCTGAAATCTTtccaacattttttctttttaattggAACACCCCAGAGAAATCTATCTGACAGGCTAaagaatattttgttt
This window contains:
- the LOC108033341 gene encoding restin homolog isoform X14, with product MSDETGDSGGPTAPLPSPANPDPEPGATASKIPGPSRSNIPTPAASATGIPQPSKMKAPSSFGSTGSVSKIGRPCCNHTTPKSGPPPRDTASMSRESDDNLSSINSAYTDHNSAVLTANTEQFIIGQRVWLGGLRPGQIAYIGETHFAPGEWAGVVLDEPNGKNDGCVSGKRYFQCEPKRGIFSRLTRLTTYPMSGAQTPTSPLAKNSPDRSRTVSPTASIRSSMLRSPGIGGKNGMAVGDRVIVSSGFGSRPGILRYLGETQFAPGNWCGVELDEPSGKNDGAVDDIRYFECKPKYGVFVPIAKVSLSPSSKKTRLSRTGSRESLTSIGTMNSIATTATSRMRMNAQRKSITPVKPVLATPKSQFSMQDLLREKQQHVEQLMVERDLDREDAQNQALQLQKNINEQILIEADRWRRLIARHSIKVSDLRREFRGWSGKHERHCILHSVLTPLRIK
- the LOC108033341 gene encoding restin homolog isoform X16 translates to MSDETGDSGGPTAPLPSPANPDPEPGATASKIPGPSRSNIPTPAASATGIPQPSKMKAPSSFGSTGSVSKIGRPCCNHTTPKSGPPPRDTASMSRESDDNLSSINSAYTDHNSAVLTANTEQFIIGQRVWLGGLRPGQIAYIGETHFAPGEWAGVVLDEPNGKNDGCVSGKRYFQCEPKRGIFSRLTRLTTYPMSGAQTPTSPLAKNSPDRSRTVSPTASIRSSMLRSPGIGGKNGMAVGDRVIVSSGFGSRPGILRYLGETQFAPGNWCGVELDEPSGKNDGAVDDIRYFECKPKYGVFVPIAKVSLSPSSKKTRLSRTGSRESLTSIGTMNSIATTATSRMRMNAQRKSITPVKPVLATPKSQFSMQQILIEADRWRRLIARHSIKVSDLRREFRGWSGKHERHCILHSVLTPLRIK
- the LOC108033341 gene encoding restin homolog isoform X13 → MSDETGDSGGPTAPLPSPANPDPEPGATASKIPGPSRSNIPTPAASATGIPQPSKMKAPSSFGSTGSVSKIGRPCCNHTTPKSGPPPRDTASMSRESDDNLSSINSAYTDHNSAVLTANTEQFIIGQRVWLGGLRPGQIAYIGETHFAPGEWAGVVLDEPNGKNDGCVSGKRYFQCEPKRGIFSRLTRLTTYPMSGAQTPTSPLAKNSPDRSRTVSPTASIRSSMLRSPGIGGKNGMAVGDRVIVSSGFGSRPGILRYLGETQFAPGNWCGVELDEPSGKNDGAVDDIRYFECKPKYGVFVPIAKVSLSPSSKKTRLSRTGSRESLTSIGTMNSIATTATSRMRMNAQQRKSITPVKPVLATPKSQFSMQDLLREKQQHVEQLMVERDLDREDAQNQALQLQKNINEQILIEADRWRRLIARHSIKVSDLRREFRGWSGKHERHCILHSVLTPLRIK
- the LOC108033341 gene encoding restin homolog isoform X17, with product MSDETGDSGGPTAPLPSPANPDPEPGATASKIPGPSRSNIPTPAASATGIPQPSKMKAPSSFGSTGSVSKIGRPCCNHTTPKSGPPPRDTASMSRESDDNLSSINSAYTDHNSAVLTANTEQFIIGQRVWLGGLRPGQIAYIGETHFAPGEWAGVVLDEPNGKNDGCVSGKRYFQCEPKRGIFSRLTRLTTYPMSGAQTPTSPLAKNSPDRSRTVSPTASIRSSMLRSPGIGGKNGMAVGDRVIVSSGFGSRPGILRYLGETQFAPGNWCGVELDEPSGKNDGAVDDIRYFECKPKYGVFVPIAKVSLSPSSKKTRLSRTGSRESLTSIGTMNSIATTATSRMRMNAQQILIEADRWRRLIARHSIKVSDLRREFRGWSGKHERHCILHSVLTPLRIK
- the LOC108033341 gene encoding restin homolog isoform X15 — encoded protein: MSDETGDSGGPTAPLPSPANPDPEPGATASKIPGPSRSNIPTPAASATGIPQPSKMKAPSSFGSTGSVSKIGRPCCNHTTPKSGPPPRDTASMSRESDDNLSSINSAYTDHNSAVLTANTEQFIIGQRVWLGGLRPGQIAYIGETHFAPGEWAGVVLDEPNGKNDGCVSGKRYFQCEPKRGIFSRLTRLTTYPMSGAQTPTSPLAKNSPDRSRTVSPTASIRSSMLRSPGIGGKNGMAVGDRVIVSSGFGSRPGILRYLGETQFAPGNWCGVELDEPSGKNDGAVDDIRYFECKPKYGVFVPIAKVSLSPSSKKTRLSRTGSRESLTSIGTMNSIATTATSRMRMNAQQRKSITPVKPVLATPKSQFSMQQILIEADRWRRLIARHSIKVSDLRREFRGWSGKHERHCILHSVLTPLRIK